The Phoenix dactylifera cultivar Barhee BC4 chromosome 9, palm_55x_up_171113_PBpolish2nd_filt_p, whole genome shotgun sequence genome window below encodes:
- the LOC103701827 gene encoding uncharacterized protein LOC103701827, with product MVGHGHAIPLEVVGTMIEMADVAWSALEYRRERKAEAAEEDDIAHLKAENLRLRTVLDDNLAVLQGLYKSPSVSKDCPPDLYTRLVAAVDSSSFLANLESLHQESTDLPNGKFPSSEATGTNLNAVEIMVDVDHGEPTWWVWVTNDIVPDCLEEVSGIDNENYVIISEENVVDAIAHFIARCILENPKSKVLTPEELQRNVTTVLGGIKDRSKWRNVWEAGKVIYTLSTCGIALAGLYRHRAILKAAARGVGASANLVLKVV from the exons ATGGTGGGGCACGGGCATGCGATCCCGCTGGAGGTGGTGGGGACGATGATCGAGATGGCGGACGTGGCCTGGAGCGCCCTCGAGTACCGCCGCGAGCGCAAGGCCGAGGCAGCGGAGGAGGATGATATTGCCCACCTCAAGGCCGAGAACCTCCGCCTCCGAACCGTCCTCGACGACAATCTTGCTGTCCTCCAGGGCCTCTATAAATCTCCCTCTGTATCCAAAGATTGCCCTCCCGAT TTATATACACGCCTTGTAGCTGCAGTGGACAGCTCGAGCTTCCTGGCCAATCTTGAATCACTTCATCAGGAGTCAACAGATTTACCAAATGGCAAGTTCCCATCTAGTGAAGCCACAG GGACAAATTTAAATGCTGTGGAAATTATGGTAGATGTTGATCATGGAGAGCCTACTTGGTGGGTGTGGGTCACGAATGATATTGTCCCAGATTGCTTGGAGGAAGTAAGTGGAATTGATAATGAAAATTATGTCATCATTAGTGAAGAGAATGTAGTCGATGCCATTGCCCACTTCATAGCCAGATGCATCCTTGAAAACCCAAAATCTAAG GTTTTAACGCCAGAGGAGCTGCAGAGAA ATGTGACAACGGTTTTGGGTGGCATTAAAGATAGGAGCAAGTGGAGAAATGTTTGGGAGGCTGGAAAAGTCATTTACACCTTATCGACCTGTGGAATTGCTTTGGCAGG GTTATACAGGCACCGGGCAATATTGAAAGCTGCAGCGAGGGGCGTTGGTGCATCTGCCAACCTCGTCTTGAAGGTTGTCTAG